The proteins below are encoded in one region of Clostridium estertheticum:
- a CDS encoding CatB-related O-acetyltransferase, producing MTIPNSNKIYPRSNDNQTIYLKNVITRDNIKVGDYTIYNDFNNDPRDFEKNNVLYQYTVNNDKLIIGKFCSIACKAKFLMTSGNHTMKSLSNYTFPIFYEEGDFPVSNITDAWDNKGDIEIGNDVWIGYDAIIMSGVKIGDGAIFGTRAVVTKDVPPFTIVGGVPAKVIKKRYDDDTISKLLKIKWWNWTYEKIQANIKYI from the coding sequence ATGACTATTCCAAATTCAAATAAAATATATCCAAGAAGTAATGACAACCAAACAATATATCTTAAAAATGTAATTACAAGAGATAATATAAAAGTTGGAGATTATACAATATATAATGATTTTAATAATGATCCAAGGGATTTCGAAAAAAATAATGTATTATATCAGTATACTGTAAACAATGATAAATTAATAATTGGGAAGTTTTGTTCAATTGCATGTAAAGCGAAGTTTCTTATGACAAGTGGAAATCACACAATGAAATCACTATCTAATTATACATTTCCAATATTTTATGAGGAAGGGGATTTCCCCGTCAGCAATATAACCGATGCTTGGGATAATAAGGGTGATATTGAAATTGGAAATGATGTGTGGATAGGTTATGACGCTATAATCATGTCAGGGGTGAAGATTGGTGATGGTGCAATTTTTGGAACGAGAGCAGTAGTTACCAAGGATGTTCCTCCATTTACTATTGTTGGAGGAGTACCTGCAAAAGTTATAAAGAAAAGGTATGATGATGACACAATTTCTAAATTGCTTAAAATTAAGTGGTGGAATTGGACATATGAAAAAATCCAAGCAAATATTAAATATATTTAA
- a CDS encoding L-threonylcarbamoyladenylate synthase, whose translation MKTEILNVKDLNINYKNIVKGAEYLRNGEVIAIPTETVYGLAADAFNENAIKKIFEVKGRPQDNPLLVHIYKLEQVYDICKDISKEAETMFGNFWPGSVTLIFNKKDCISDTITAGMKTVGVRFPESEIARAIIKESGTLLVAPSANLSGKPSTTSIEHCYNDLNGKIPCILDGGACSIGLESTIIDMSTPVPILLRPGAISLDDICKVIPNLIYKKDLLSVKEMEIPKAPGMKYRHYAPDAPLTLVEGEYIKTSKWIKENANENDVIICFQEFLNDFNDYQHIYSLGSFKMLNIAAQKIFDLVRECDKLNVSHIYVQAPNDSGLGNSIINRLEKASAGDIIHI comes from the coding sequence ATGAAAACAGAAATATTAAATGTTAAAGATTTAAATATTAATTACAAAAATATTGTAAAAGGTGCAGAGTATCTAAGAAATGGTGAGGTTATTGCAATTCCAACAGAAACTGTTTATGGATTAGCTGCAGATGCTTTTAATGAAAATGCAATAAAAAAAATTTTTGAAGTTAAAGGAAGGCCGCAGGATAATCCATTATTGGTACATATATATAAATTGGAACAGGTTTACGATATATGCAAAGATATTTCAAAAGAGGCAGAGACAATGTTTGGTAATTTTTGGCCTGGATCAGTAACTTTAATTTTTAATAAGAAAGATTGTATTTCAGATACAATTACTGCAGGAATGAAAACTGTAGGAGTTAGATTTCCCGAAAGTGAAATAGCAAGGGCTATAATTAAAGAAAGTGGAACTTTATTAGTAGCTCCATCTGCAAATTTATCAGGAAAGCCATCAACTACTAGTATAGAGCATTGCTATAATGATTTAAATGGGAAAATTCCTTGTATTTTAGATGGAGGGGCGTGTTCAATTGGGTTGGAGTCAACAATTATAGATATGTCTACTCCGGTCCCAATACTTCTAAGACCAGGAGCAATAAGCTTGGATGACATATGTAAGGTAATTCCAAATCTTATATACAAAAAGGATTTATTAAGCGTGAAAGAAATGGAAATTCCAAAGGCTCCAGGAATGAAATATAGACACTATGCACCAGATGCACCGCTAACATTGGTTGAGGGAGAGTATATAAAAACGTCTAAATGGATTAAAGAAAATGCAAATGAGAACGATGTTATAATTTGTTTTCAAGAATTTTTAAATGATTTTAACGACTATCAACATATATATAGTTTAGGAAGTTTTAAAATGTTAAATATAGCTGCACAAAAGATATTTGATTTGGTTAGAGAATGTGATAAATTGAATGTAAGTCATATTTATGTACAAGCTCCCAATGATAGTGGTTTAGGGAATTCTATAATCAATCGATTAGAAAAAGCAAGTGCAGGAGACATTATTCATATATAA
- a CDS encoding GNAT family N-acetyltransferase, whose protein sequence is MIFKLIEPKLEMEKEYNNYIVEWEKSGEEIIPYASRKSMVNYEDLINCWKTQKTNKAYEDGFVPSTLYFLIDENMKIYGALHIRHELNDFLLNYGGHIGYGIRPSERKKGYATKMLSLSLSLVKQLGIKKALVTCDKINIASAKTILNNGGVLENEVIEEGEVTQRYWINIKLSNTL, encoded by the coding sequence ATGATATTTAAGTTGATTGAGCCAAAACTTGAAATGGAAAAAGAATATAATAATTATATAGTTGAATGGGAAAAGTCAGGAGAAGAAATAATTCCATACGCATCGAGAAAGAGTATGGTCAATTATGAAGATTTAATTAATTGTTGGAAGACCCAAAAAACCAATAAAGCATATGAAGATGGATTTGTTCCATCGACCCTATATTTTTTAATTGATGAAAACATGAAAATTTATGGTGCGTTACATATTAGACATGAATTAAATGATTTTTTGCTAAATTATGGCGGACATATAGGGTATGGGATAAGGCCTTCTGAACGTAAGAAAGGTTATGCTACGAAGATGCTTTCACTATCATTATCATTAGTGAAACAGTTAGGTATTAAAAAGGCATTGGTTACGTGTGACAAAATAAATATAGCTTCAGCAAAAACTATATTAAATAATGGTGGAGTATTAGAGAATGAAGTTATTGAAGAGGGTGAAGTAACTCAGAGATATTGGATAAATATTAAATTATCAAATACTCTGTGA
- a CDS encoding MBL fold metallo-hydrolase produces MVINQISERIYYLPFDENTDRPNLGYILGNRYSIMVDCGNSPKHLSLFYAGLEERHLPIPQIAFITHWHWDHTFGMKAFNGTTIAGQLTNNKLKEVMQWNWTDQVMKERLVSGEEIEFCDENIRKEYKDLSEISVKSADMTFDRSISIDLGGITCIALNCPSPHSKDSVIIYVPEEKILFCGDADSGDFYDNKGQREVERVKQYRDVLMKIPFEVYLHGHCEPLSREQVFSDLEEMIEGNQNANFN; encoded by the coding sequence ATGGTTATAAATCAAATATCAGAGAGGATATATTACTTGCCTTTCGATGAAAATACAGACAGACCAAATCTTGGTTATATTTTGGGGAATAGGTATTCGATTATGGTTGATTGCGGTAATTCACCTAAACATCTTTCTTTATTTTATGCGGGACTTGAAGAAAGACATCTTCCCATTCCACAAATTGCTTTCATTACACACTGGCATTGGGATCATACCTTTGGTATGAAAGCATTCAACGGAACGACTATTGCAGGTCAACTTACCAATAATAAACTAAAAGAGGTAATGCAATGGAACTGGACTGACCAAGTTATGAAAGAGCGTCTTGTGAGTGGTGAAGAAATTGAATTTTGCGATGAGAATATCCGCAAAGAATATAAGGATTTATCAGAAATTAGTGTTAAATCAGCTGATATGACATTCGATAGAAGTATTTCCATTGACCTAGGGGGAATTACCTGCATTGCATTAAATTGTCCATCACCTCACTCAAAAGACAGTGTGATTATCTATGTTCCTGAAGAAAAAATATTGTTTTGTGGAGATGCAGATTCTGGAGATTTTTATGATAACAAGGGACAACGTGAAGTTGAACGAGTGAAACAATATAGGGATGTTCTGATGAAAATTCCATTTGAAGTCTATTTACATGGCCATTGTGAACCATTAAGCAGAGAACAGGTGTTTAGCGATTTGGAAGAAATGATAGAAGGTAATCAAAATGCGAATTTTAATTGA
- a CDS encoding flavodoxin domain-containing protein yields MKTVVIYKSKTGFTKKYAEWISEALSADIFDVSSADINVVTNYDTVIYGGSLYAVGIIGVKYITKNLDKFKGKKVVVFATGASPSSEEVIHEVKDKNFTPEEQKSVQFFYLRGGFDYSKIKPFDKALMTLLKWKIKMKKELTPEARGMLAMYDKPIDFTRRKNIDEIITYVNS; encoded by the coding sequence ATGAAAACTGTAGTAATATACAAGTCAAAAACAGGTTTTACAAAAAAATATGCAGAATGGATTTCTGAGGCGTTATCAGCGGATATTTTTGATGTTTCAAGTGCTGATATAAATGTAGTTACAAATTATGATACCGTGATTTATGGCGGCAGTTTGTATGCTGTTGGTATCATTGGAGTAAAATATATAACGAAAAATCTCGACAAATTTAAAGGTAAAAAAGTCGTTGTTTTCGCAACGGGGGCATCGCCATCGAGTGAAGAGGTAATACATGAAGTAAAAGATAAAAATTTTACTCCCGAGGAACAGAAGTCTGTACAGTTCTTTTATTTAAGAGGTGGATTTGATTATAGTAAAATAAAGCCTTTTGATAAAGCACTTATGACATTACTAAAATGGAAGATTAAGATGAAAAAAGAATTAACACCTGAGGCAAGAGGCATGCTAGCCATGTATGACAAGCCAATAGATTTCACAAGAAGAAAGAATATAGATGAAATAATAACTTATGTTAACTCATAA
- a CDS encoding DUF1737 domain-containing protein, which translates to MENKLKYRLITGKDDADFCKKISELLDEGYKLYEAPSCTFNGQDVIVAQALILNERDNLDIGFKRTVK; encoded by the coding sequence ATGGAAAACAAACTTAAATATCGCTTAATTACAGGAAAAGATGATGCGGATTTTTGTAAGAAAATTTCTGAATTACTTGATGAAGGGTATAAATTATACGAAGCTCCATCATGTACTTTTAATGGGCAAGATGTAATTGTGGCACAGGCATTAATTCTTAATGAGCGTGACAACCTTGATATTGGGTTCAAAAGAACGGTTAAATAA
- a CDS encoding MerR family transcriptional regulator — protein MSYKIKEVADMVGVSVRTLHHYDQIGILKPKSVTPAGYRLYTDDDLERLQQVLFFKELDFTLLEIKEILDNPDFDRKHALKTHRELLIEKKKRLDKIIKSVDKTIDYIEGGIDMNKNEMFEGFDISEIEAHKERYAEETKQKYGDTDAYKESLKKTSKYTKEDWARINATNGKINEKIIANMDKGIGNSEVQKAVAELRQHITDNFYDCTIEIFRGLADLYVKDERFTANIDRQKEGLAKFLSESMIYYCDNAK, from the coding sequence ATGTCTTATAAAATAAAAGAAGTAGCTGATATGGTTGGTGTAAGTGTGCGTACACTCCATCATTATGATCAGATAGGCATCTTAAAGCCAAAGTCTGTAACACCGGCCGGATATAGACTCTACACTGATGATGACCTTGAAAGATTGCAACAAGTTTTGTTTTTTAAAGAGTTGGATTTTACCCTTCTAGAAATAAAAGAAATTTTAGATAATCCAGATTTCGATAGAAAACATGCATTAAAGACACATCGGGAGCTATTGATAGAAAAAAAGAAGCGACTCGATAAGATTATAAAATCTGTAGATAAAACTATAGATTACATTGAAGGAGGAATAGATATGAATAAGAATGAAATGTTTGAGGGGTTTGATATAAGCGAAATAGAGGCTCATAAAGAAAGATATGCGGAGGAAACGAAGCAAAAATATGGAGACACTGATGCCTACAAGGAAAGTTTGAAAAAAACATCCAAATACACAAAAGAGGATTGGGCTAGGATTAATGCAACTAATGGAAAAATCAACGAGAAAATTATAGCCAACATGGATAAAGGAATAGGCAATTCAGAAGTTCAAAAGGCAGTTGCTGAGTTAAGACAACACATTACTGATAATTTTTATGATTGTACTATAGAAATATTTAGAGGTCTTGCTGATTTATATGTTAAAGATGAACGTTTCACGGCCAACATTGATAGGCAGAAAGAAGGTTTAGCTAAGTTCTTAAGTGAGTCAATGATTTACTATTGTGATAATGCAAAATAG